A genome region from Dolichospermum compactum NIES-806 includes the following:
- a CDS encoding DegT/DnrJ/EryC1/StrS family aminotransferase, whose amino-acid sequence MIKSVNSIPAFDIKQQYATIETEVSAAVLGVLASGRYIGGSAITDFEQQFAAYHGVSECVACNSGTDALFLALRALGIGAGDEVITTPFTFFATTEVISAVGATPVFLDIDATTFNLDVEKVAAAITSKTKAIMPVHLFGLPVDMTGLMEIAKAHNLRVIEDCAQATGASWENKKVGSIGHIGCFSFYPTKNLGGCGDGGAITTNDPAIATQLRVLREHGSKVRYIHEEIGVNSRLDAIQAVILQIKLRYLDLWNSRRKQIADYYYQHLSQVSDIIVPQEFPGGVGVWNQYTIRISGERRNGASGKYRDSVKNQMQEQGVNSMIYYPLPLHLQPVYKNLGYQSGQLPIAEQASQEVLSLPMFPELEQEQQDKVIDTLKNCLS is encoded by the coding sequence ATGATTAAAAGTGTAAATTCGATTCCCGCCTTTGATATTAAACAACAATATGCCACCATTGAAACTGAAGTAAGTGCTGCTGTCTTAGGGGTTCTGGCTTCTGGGCGTTATATTGGTGGTTCAGCAATTACAGATTTTGAACAACAGTTTGCAGCTTATCATGGTGTGAGTGAATGCGTAGCTTGTAACTCTGGTACTGATGCTCTATTTTTAGCATTACGCGCTTTAGGAATTGGGGCAGGTGATGAAGTTATTACCACACCCTTTACTTTTTTTGCGACAACAGAAGTTATCAGTGCTGTCGGGGCAACACCAGTATTTTTAGATATTGATGCGACTACGTTTAATTTAGATGTAGAAAAAGTAGCAGCAGCGATTACATCAAAAACCAAGGCAATTATGCCAGTGCATTTATTTGGACTCCCTGTGGATATGACAGGATTAATGGAGATTGCCAAAGCTCATAATTTAAGAGTAATTGAAGATTGCGCTCAGGCTACCGGTGCAAGTTGGGAAAATAAAAAAGTTGGGAGTATTGGACATATCGGTTGTTTTAGTTTCTACCCTACCAAAAATCTCGGTGGTTGCGGTGATGGTGGGGCAATTACCACGAATGATCCAGCGATCGCTACTCAATTACGAGTTTTGCGCGAACATGGGAGTAAGGTAAGATATATTCATGAGGAAATCGGTGTCAACAGTCGTTTAGATGCCATTCAAGCCGTAATTCTGCAAATTAAACTGCGCTATCTTGATCTTTGGAACTCTAGACGTAAGCAAATCGCTGATTATTACTACCAACACCTCAGCCAAGTTTCTGATATCATTGTCCCCCAAGAATTTCCAGGGGGAGTTGGTGTTTGGAATCAATACACTATTCGGATTTCTGGAGAAAGACGCAATGGTGCCAGCGGTAAATATCGAGATTCTGTAAAAAACCAAATGCAGGAACAGGGAGTTAATTCCATGATTTACTATCCCTTACCCTTACATTTGCAGCCAGTGTATAAAAATTTAGGTTATCAATCAGGACAATTGCCAATAGCAGAGCAAGCAAGTCAAGAAGTTTTATCTTTACCCATGTTCCCAGAATTGGAGCAAGAACAACAAGATAAAGTCATTGATACGTTGAAAAATTGTTTATCTTGA
- a CDS encoding molybdopterin-dependent oxidoreductase: MNNHEFARRKFLQISGFSSMSLLLGGCGTPMFADFVGTLSEPLNQKFEELIFQPQKPVPEFLPSQIEPSKLIVNSFKSTPIIDLEKYRLIIDGEVNHPLSLSMADIQALPLTSMIIRHVCVEGWAAIVEWGGIRLREIIALSQPKSQVKYAYFKSADGYYESWDIASALHPQTLLAYQKNGAALPVENGAPLRLASPIKLGYKQSKWVTRVTLTSKLSNAKGYWEDMGYEWFAGL, encoded by the coding sequence ATGAATAATCATGAATTTGCACGGAGAAAGTTTTTACAAATTTCCGGTTTTTCGAGTATGAGTTTATTACTGGGTGGTTGTGGTACACCCATGTTTGCAGATTTTGTAGGAACACTTTCTGAACCTCTCAATCAGAAATTTGAAGAGTTAATATTTCAACCTCAAAAGCCAGTTCCAGAATTTTTACCTAGTCAAATTGAACCAAGCAAATTAATAGTTAATAGCTTTAAATCTACACCAATTATTGATTTAGAAAAATATCGTTTAATTATAGATGGTGAAGTAAATCATCCTCTGAGTTTGAGTATGGCAGATATTCAAGCCTTACCTCTCACTTCCATGATTATTCGTCATGTTTGTGTAGAAGGTTGGGCAGCAATTGTGGAATGGGGTGGCATTCGTTTGCGGGAAATTATCGCCCTTTCTCAACCTAAATCTCAGGTTAAATATGCCTATTTTAAATCAGCAGATGGTTATTATGAAAGTTGGGATATAGCCTCAGCTTTACACCCACAAACCCTATTAGCTTATCAAAAAAATGGTGCAGCTTTGCCTGTGGAAAATGGTGCGCCTTTGCGATTAGCTTCACCCATTAAACTTGGTTATAAACAAAGTAAATGGGTAACACGAGTTACCCTCACCAGTAAATTATCAAATGCTAAAGGTTATTGGGAAGATATGGGTTATGAATGGTTTGCTGGATTGTAA
- a CDS encoding DUF423 domain-containing protein, with translation MTQFFLTIAAIFGGLSVAGGAFGAHALREKISARALEIFDTGSRYQMYHALALVLVAILISHLENPPRTLLVSGWLFMIGVVIFSGSLYALSLTGIKSLGAVAPLGGLALMLGWAALAVAGATIKF, from the coding sequence ATGACACAGTTTTTCTTAACTATAGCCGCCATTTTTGGCGGTTTGTCTGTTGCTGGTGGTGCTTTTGGCGCTCATGCTTTGCGGGAAAAAATTAGCGCACGTGCTTTAGAAATATTTGACACTGGCTCTCGTTATCAAATGTATCACGCTCTGGCACTTGTGTTAGTCGCCATCCTCATCAGTCATTTAGAAAATCCCCCAAGGACGCTTTTAGTCAGTGGTTGGTTATTTATGATTGGTGTGGTAATTTTTTCCGGTAGCTTATATGCTCTCAGTTTAACTGGTATTAAGTCTTTAGGAGCAGTTGCCCCATTAGGAGGATTGGCATTAATGCTGGGTTGGGCTGCTTTAGCTGTGGCTGGTGCAACCATCAAGTTTTAA
- a CDS encoding CemA family protein: MKKSSRSNQDVSSQQFTFLKTGIFPISIGKTFQKILSDISPNADQEFIKKYQISRQRTTIAVKFVLLLIIIPLLTHHLSKRLFILPIVENLRNDNSGQIFLNQEMEEKAFHELKIFTAKLKFESLLDSETKISPENRESKIKAKAIELAAEFQHKSTNAISNIFADIIALIAFALVIVFSTKDIISLQHFIDQVVYGLSDSAKAFLIILSTDVFVGFHSPHGWEIILEGFTEHLGLPANKNYIFMFIATFPVILDTIVKYWIFRYLSRLSPSALATLKEMDD; encoded by the coding sequence ATGAAAAAATCATCACGATCTAATCAAGATGTTTCCTCACAACAATTTACATTCTTAAAAACGGGCATATTTCCCATATCAATCGGGAAAACATTCCAAAAAATTCTCAGTGATATCTCTCCAAATGCCGATCAAGAATTTATTAAAAAATATCAAATATCCAGACAGCGGACAACTATAGCCGTCAAATTCGTATTATTATTGATAATAATTCCCCTGCTAACTCATCACCTATCCAAACGGCTGTTTATTCTTCCCATAGTAGAAAACCTGAGAAACGATAACTCCGGGCAAATTTTTCTCAATCAGGAAATGGAAGAAAAAGCCTTTCATGAATTAAAAATATTTACAGCAAAATTAAAGTTTGAAAGTTTACTAGATTCAGAAACTAAAATTTCTCCAGAAAATCGAGAATCCAAGATTAAAGCCAAAGCCATAGAACTAGCAGCAGAATTTCAACATAAAAGTACCAACGCCATTAGTAATATCTTTGCTGATATTATAGCCTTAATTGCTTTTGCCTTGGTCATTGTTTTTAGTACAAAAGATATTATTTCTCTTCAACACTTTATAGATCAAGTTGTTTATGGTTTAAGCGATAGTGCTAAAGCTTTTTTAATTATCCTATCTACAGATGTATTTGTCGGCTTTCACTCACCCCATGGGTGGGAAATAATTCTCGAAGGATTTACAGAACACTTAGGTTTACCAGCAAATAAAAATTATATCTTTATGTTTATTGCCACATTTCCTGTAATTTTAGACACTATAGTTAAATATTGGATATTTCGCTATCTTAGTCGTTTATCACCTTCAGCATTAGCTACCTTAAAAGAAATGGATGATTAA
- a CDS encoding 2-phosphosulfolactate phosphatase family protein, translating to MKIFVYHTPELTPTDTVPECAIAVDVLRATSTMATVLAAGGEAVQVFSDLNQLMEVSEQWPPEKRLRAGERGGAKVAGFELGNSPLDCIPELVAGKRLFISTTNGTRALQRIQNAPIVLAAALINRAAVVQFLLEKQPETVWIVGSGWEGSYSLEDTVCAGAIAHSIVQQSSYAQQEISGNDEVVSAIALYSQWQDNLQGLLYQASHGQRLLRLECNEDLKYCSQTDILDILPIQTEPGVLKSQNN from the coding sequence GTGAAGATATTTGTATATCACACTCCCGAATTGACCCCAACTGATACAGTTCCAGAATGTGCGATCGCCGTTGATGTTCTGCGAGCAACTAGTACAATGGCTACGGTTTTAGCCGCTGGGGGCGAAGCTGTACAGGTTTTCAGCGATTTAAATCAACTGATGGAAGTGAGCGAACAATGGCCTCCAGAAAAGCGACTCAGGGCTGGAGAAAGGGGTGGAGCTAAAGTAGCTGGTTTTGAGTTGGGTAACTCACCCTTGGATTGCATACCAGAATTAGTTGCCGGCAAAAGGTTATTTATTAGTACCACCAATGGGACAAGGGCTTTACAACGAATCCAAAATGCCCCCATTGTCCTGGCAGCAGCTTTGATTAATCGGGCAGCAGTAGTTCAATTTCTGTTAGAAAAGCAACCGGAAACTGTCTGGATTGTGGGTTCTGGTTGGGAAGGCAGTTATTCTTTAGAGGATACAGTATGTGCGGGGGCGATCGCCCATAGTATTGTGCAACAAAGTAGTTATGCCCAACAAGAAATCAGTGGTAATGATGAAGTGGTTAGTGCGATCGCTCTTTATTCCCAATGGCAAGATAACTTACAAGGACTACTCTATCAAGCTAGTCATGGTCAACGCTTATTACGTTTGGAATGTAACGAAGACCTTAAATATTGTTCCCAAACTGATATTCTAGATATTTTACCAATTCAAACAGAACCAGGAGTATTAAAAAGTCAAAATAATTAA
- a CDS encoding M61 family metallopeptidase: protein MTSELSPQIHYLVGMSQPETHLFEVTLHIVNYPSAVLDLKMPVWTPGSYLVREYERHLQDFAAFADHEPLSWHKVSKNHWQVEKGDLSEVTIHYRVFANELTVRTNHLDATHGYFNGAALFFRIPGCESLPIYIRVIPANPQWQITTGLPIFAETKNTFVAADFDTLVDCPFEIGFHKLYNFEVLGKPHELAVWGKGNFQPQQMIADCQKIIEVESQMFGGLPYDKYVFFLHLLQQGFGGLEHKNSCSLIYQRFGFQNLDKYEPFLQLVAHEFFHLWNVKRIRPLGLEVFDYDQENYTPSLWFCEGTTSYYDLIIPLRAGIYNTKAYLNYLSKEITRYLMTPGRKVQPLSESSFDAWIKLYRPDANSGNSQISYYIKGEMVSLLLDLLIRVHHGNQRSLDDVMRQMWEEFGKDEVGYTPEQLEGVIESVAGMDLGDFFNRYLHGLEDLPFNEYLQPFGLQLVEEKNEEPYLGVRINTENGREIIKFVEAGSPAQFAGIDAEDELLAIDGIKVGNQLNERLKDYRADDSIQVTVFHQDELRTYSVTLAASIPSKYQLKVVENPSFTEMENFAGWLGVPLCESGCPGLKD, encoded by the coding sequence ATGACTTCAGAACTTTCTCCACAAATTCATTACTTGGTGGGAATGTCTCAACCAGAAACCCATCTGTTTGAGGTAACTTTACACATTGTCAACTATCCATCGGCAGTTCTTGATTTAAAAATGCCTGTGTGGACTCCTGGTTCATATTTAGTACGGGAATATGAGAGACATTTACAAGATTTTGCGGCTTTTGCTGATCATGAACCCTTATCTTGGCATAAAGTTAGTAAAAATCATTGGCAAGTAGAAAAAGGCGATCTTTCGGAAGTAACTATTCATTATCGGGTATTTGCTAATGAATTAACAGTCAGAACAAATCATTTAGATGCTACTCACGGTTATTTTAATGGGGCGGCGTTATTTTTCAGAATCCCTGGTTGTGAAAGTTTACCCATATACATCCGAGTGATTCCAGCTAACCCTCAATGGCAAATAACTACTGGTTTACCAATATTTGCAGAAACAAAAAATACTTTTGTAGCGGCAGATTTTGATACTTTAGTTGATTGTCCTTTTGAAATTGGTTTTCATAAATTATACAATTTTGAAGTTTTGGGGAAACCCCATGAATTAGCAGTTTGGGGAAAAGGAAATTTTCAACCACAACAAATGATTGCTGATTGCCAAAAAATCATTGAGGTGGAATCACAAATGTTTGGTGGTTTACCTTATGATAAATATGTATTTTTTCTGCATTTGCTTCAGCAGGGTTTTGGTGGTTTAGAACATAAAAATTCTTGTTCTTTAATTTATCAAAGGTTTGGATTTCAGAATCTGGATAAGTATGAGCCGTTTTTGCAATTGGTAGCCCATGAATTCTTTCATTTATGGAATGTTAAAAGAATTCGGCCTTTGGGTTTGGAAGTGTTTGATTATGATCAGGAAAATTATACACCATCTTTGTGGTTTTGTGAGGGAACAACCAGTTATTATGATTTAATCATTCCTTTACGGGCGGGTATTTATAACACCAAGGCATATTTGAATTATTTGAGTAAGGAAATTACTAGATATTTGATGACTCCAGGAAGGAAGGTACAACCTTTGTCGGAGTCAAGTTTCGATGCTTGGATTAAACTTTATCGTCCCGATGCTAATAGTGGTAATTCCCAAATCTCCTATTATATCAAAGGGGAAATGGTATCACTGTTATTAGATTTATTAATTCGCGTTCATCATGGGAATCAGCGGTCTTTAGATGATGTGATGCGGCAAATGTGGGAGGAGTTTGGCAAGGATGAAGTTGGTTATACTCCCGAACAGTTAGAGGGTGTGATTGAGTCTGTAGCGGGTATGGATTTAGGCGATTTCTTTAACCGCTATCTTCATGGTTTGGAAGATTTACCTTTTAATGAATATTTGCAACCTTTTGGTTTGCAATTAGTGGAAGAAAAGAATGAAGAACCTTATTTGGGTGTGAGGATAAATACTGAAAATGGTCGAGAGATAATTAAGTTTGTGGAAGCGGGTTCACCGGCACAATTTGCGGGAATTGATGCTGAAGATGAATTATTAGCGATTGATGGTATTAAGGTGGGAAATCAGCTAAATGAGCGCTTGAAGGATTATCGAGCGGATGATTCTATTCAGGTTACTGTTTTTCATCAAGATGAATTGCGGACTTATTCTGTTACTCTAGCTGCATCAATTCCTAGTAAGTATCAACTTAAGGTTGTGGAAAATCCTTCTTTCACAGAAATGGAGAATTTTGCCGGGTGGTTGGGTGTACCTTTGTGTGAATCAGGATGTCCAGGATTAAAGGATTAA
- the nblS gene encoding two-component system sensor histidine kinase NblS — translation MLAIFRNLRDEFVSGVSKAITSLAAGIANWWSEFTLQTKLLAVATLMVSLVMSGLTFWAVNTIQQDARLNDTRFGRDLGLLLGANVAPLIADHNLTEVAQFSQRFFSATSSVRYMLYADETGQIFFGLPFWEPEVENSLTIKRHIQLPEDYPGNEDQPMVRQHNTPDGAVTDVFVPLIVNKKYLGVLAVGINPNQTAVISTNFTRDVTIAVFITIWVMVILAGVINALTITKPIKELLVGVKQIAAGNFKQRIDIPLGGELGELIFSFNEMAERLERYEEQNIEELTAEKAKLETLVSTIADGAVLIDNNMQVILVNPTARRIFAWEGVDVVGSNILHHLPHSVQMEISRTLYEMAAGECESAEFRILLKQPTQRTIRIVLTTVLNLQRESIKGIAITVQDISREVELNEAKSQFISNISHELRTPLFNIKTYIETLHDYGEDLGIDERKEFLQTVNNETDRLTRLVNDVLDLSKLESGRNYSFDKVDLPQAIEQTLRTYQLNAKDKGIEIYQELNPDLPFVLGNYDLLLQVFGNLIGNSLKFTLAGGKVVIRAYQLNANSYSHHHAGKVRIEISDTGIGIAPEDQQAIFDRFFRVENRVHTLEGTGLGLSIVRNIMDRHHSQVNLVSEVGIGTTFWFDLEIFEEEILSTVETMPETLELNQV, via the coding sequence ATGCTGGCTATTTTCAGAAATTTACGAGATGAATTTGTCTCTGGCGTGTCAAAAGCGATCACATCCCTCGCCGCAGGTATCGCCAATTGGTGGTCAGAATTCACCCTTCAGACTAAACTCCTAGCTGTTGCCACCCTCATGGTTTCCTTAGTCATGAGTGGTTTGACCTTCTGGGCTGTAAACACAATTCAGCAAGATGCACGTCTCAATGATACCCGCTTTGGTCGTGATCTAGGACTACTTCTGGGGGCAAATGTAGCCCCCCTCATTGCCGATCACAATTTAACTGAAGTTGCCCAATTTTCTCAGCGTTTTTTCAGTGCCACTTCTAGCGTGCGTTATATGTTATACGCCGATGAAACTGGGCAAATCTTTTTTGGTCTTCCCTTTTGGGAACCAGAGGTAGAAAACTCCCTCACCATTAAGCGCCATATCCAACTACCAGAAGATTATCCTGGCAATGAAGACCAGCCAATGGTTAGGCAGCATAACACCCCCGATGGCGCAGTTACAGATGTATTTGTGCCTTTAATAGTCAATAAAAAATACTTAGGTGTGTTAGCAGTTGGTATTAACCCTAATCAAACCGCAGTCATATCTACTAATTTCACCCGTGATGTTACCATTGCTGTTTTTATCACAATTTGGGTCATGGTGATTTTAGCAGGAGTCATTAATGCTTTAACTATTACTAAACCTATTAAAGAATTGCTAGTAGGCGTTAAACAAATTGCGGCTGGAAATTTTAAACAACGGATAGATATACCACTAGGTGGTGAACTAGGAGAACTAATTTTCAGCTTCAATGAAATGGCAGAACGGCTAGAACGTTATGAAGAACAAAATATTGAAGAATTAACTGCCGAAAAAGCTAAATTAGAAACCTTAGTTTCCACCATTGCTGATGGTGCAGTCTTGATTGATAATAATATGCAAGTAATATTAGTCAATCCCACCGCCAGACGGATTTTTGCTTGGGAAGGTGTGGATGTTGTTGGTAGTAATATACTGCATCACTTACCCCATAGTGTCCAAATGGAAATATCCCGGACTTTGTATGAAATGGCAGCCGGTGAATGTGAAAGTGCCGAATTTCGTATCCTCCTAAAACAACCTACTCAACGCACAATTCGCATTGTTTTAACCACAGTTCTCAACCTGCAACGAGAAAGTATTAAAGGCATAGCTATCACTGTCCAAGATATTAGCCGGGAAGTAGAATTAAATGAAGCAAAAAGCCAATTTATCAGCAACATTTCTCACGAATTACGCACACCTTTATTTAACATTAAAACCTATATTGAAACCCTGCATGATTATGGCGAAGATTTAGGGATTGATGAACGCAAAGAATTTCTGCAAACAGTTAATAATGAAACTGATAGACTCACCCGTTTAGTTAATGACGTTTTAGATTTATCAAAACTTGAATCAGGTCGAAATTACTCCTTTGATAAAGTAGATTTACCACAAGCCATAGAACAGACATTACGTACTTATCAACTTAATGCCAAAGATAAAGGCATTGAAATATACCAAGAACTTAATCCTGATTTACCTTTTGTTCTGGGCAATTATGATTTATTACTGCAAGTATTTGGCAACTTAATTGGTAATTCTCTTAAATTTACTCTAGCTGGTGGTAAGGTAGTTATTCGTGCCTATCAACTAAATGCTAATTCTTATTCTCACCATCATGCTGGTAAAGTGAGAATTGAAATTAGTGATACAGGAATTGGTATCGCACCAGAAGATCAACAAGCAATTTTCGACCGATTCTTTCGTGTAGAAAATAGAGTTCATACTCTAGAAGGAACAGGTTTAGGTTTATCAATTGTCAGAAACATTATGGACAGGCATCATAGTCAAGTAAATTTGGTGAGTGAAGTTGGTATCGGTACTACTTTTTGGTTTGATTTAGAAATATTTGAGGAAGAGATTTTATCAACTGTGGAAACTATGCCAGAAACCTTAGAATTAAACCAAGTTTAA
- a CDS encoding DUF29 domain-containing protein: MVHRQVQAYKINNMMYLYARFGKKQAKELPIMTVPYDELVFQSPYLAVVKAKQLLEEGKMKEVDNILESLAESMGRSEKRAVISQLNRLILHIIKWKCQPEKRSASWVISIRSARAEITASQEEMPSLYRDFLESIWNKCFLSAKQDARDEMGKKPDIIALSWDEVFNETYTLWDD; encoded by the coding sequence ATGGTTCATCGTCAAGTCCAGGCATATAAAATTAATAATATGATGTATTTATATGCAAGATTTGGGAAAAAACAAGCCAAGGAGTTACCAATTATGACAGTACCTTATGACGAACTCGTTTTTCAATCACCATATTTAGCTGTAGTGAAAGCAAAACAACTGCTAGAGGAGGGAAAAATGAAAGAAGTTGATAATATTTTAGAAAGTTTAGCCGAGTCTATGGGGCGATCAGAAAAAAGAGCAGTAATTAGTCAATTAAATCGATTGATACTGCATATAATTAAGTGGAAATGTCAACCGGAAAAACGTAGTGCTAGTTGGGTAATTTCTATTCGTTCAGCTAGGGCAGAAATTACTGCCAGTCAAGAAGAAATGCCAAGTCTCTATCGAGATTTTTTGGAATCAATTTGGAATAAATGTTTTCTATCTGCAAAACAGGATGCTAGAGATGAAATGGGCAAAAAACCAGATATTATTGCTTTAAGTTGGGATGAAGTTTTTAACGAAACTTATACACTTTGGGACGATTAA
- a CDS encoding ABC transporter permease, with amino-acid sequence MPELIKLDMVDLALAMGLMAIAIGISAWEKLGLELNLSVATGRTILQLLVLGYIFDFIFAVNNIWAVLGILAIILTITVIITRNRISQKIPQVLPLAGSAIFVSTSLTLVYTNFLIIQPERWYEPRYIIPLAGILLSNAMNAAAIAGERLVSSINQFPTEIETHLSLGATPEQAIKPYRKEAIRAAIMPTLNQMILVGMVTIPTFTNGQLLAGVTPLEAVSYEILIIFMVAVSNLLTTILITKGLCRQFFNSAMQLVR; translated from the coding sequence ATGCCAGAGCTAATCAAGTTAGATATGGTAGATTTGGCTTTAGCGATGGGTTTAATGGCGATCGCCATTGGCATATCGGCATGGGAGAAATTAGGACTAGAATTAAATTTAAGCGTAGCTACTGGTAGAACTATCCTCCAACTACTTGTACTAGGATACATTTTCGACTTCATTTTTGCCGTTAACAATATTTGGGCGGTACTGGGAATTTTAGCAATAATTCTGACAATTACTGTAATTATTACTCGCAACCGCATCAGTCAAAAAATTCCACAAGTCTTACCTTTAGCTGGAAGTGCGATTTTTGTCAGCACCTCCTTAACATTGGTTTACACCAATTTTTTGATTATTCAACCAGAAAGATGGTATGAACCACGTTATATCATTCCTCTAGCTGGTATATTGCTGAGTAATGCTATGAATGCAGCCGCAATAGCCGGAGAACGTTTAGTTAGTAGTATCAACCAATTTCCCACAGAAATAGAAACCCATTTAAGTCTGGGTGCAACACCTGAACAAGCAATTAAGCCATACCGCAAAGAAGCGATTCGTGCTGCAATTATGCCGACTTTGAATCAAATGATATTGGTCGGTATGGTAACAATACCAACCTTCACCAATGGACAATTATTAGCTGGTGTCACACCGCTAGAGGCTGTGTCCTATGAGATTTTAATTATTTTTATGGTAGCTGTCAGCAATTTGTTAACAACTATTTTAATTACCAAGGGTTTATGTCGGCAGTTTTTTAATTCTGCCATGCAGTTGGTTAGGTAA
- a CDS encoding DUF561 domain-containing protein, which translates to MTMYPNLKRAFAHPVLKVISGLNNFNAASVAATVKAADLGGATFVDIAADVDLVRYAKSLTKLPICVSAVEPEKFVTAVAAGADLIEIGNFDAFYAQGRRFEAAEVLELTRQTRALLPEITLSVTVPHILTLDQQVQLAEDLVKAGADIIQTEGGTSSNPIHSGTLGLIEKAAPTLAAAYEIARAVSVPVLCASGISNVTAPLAIASGASGVGVGSAINQLNSEIAMIAAVRSLVEALATANIRTFA; encoded by the coding sequence ATGACTATGTATCCTAACCTGAAACGTGCATTCGCTCATCCTGTTCTCAAGGTAATTAGTGGTTTGAATAACTTCAATGCTGCTAGTGTGGCTGCGACTGTGAAAGCGGCTGATTTGGGTGGTGCGACTTTTGTGGATATTGCTGCTGATGTGGATTTGGTAAGATATGCGAAAAGCTTGACTAAATTACCTATTTGTGTATCTGCGGTTGAACCAGAGAAGTTTGTCACTGCTGTGGCTGCTGGCGCTGATTTGATTGAAATTGGTAATTTTGATGCTTTTTACGCCCAAGGGCGCAGATTTGAAGCTGCTGAGGTTTTGGAACTAACTCGCCAAACCCGTGCCTTGCTGCCAGAAATTACTCTATCTGTGACTGTTCCCCATATTCTTACCTTAGACCAACAGGTACAATTGGCTGAAGATTTGGTGAAAGCGGGCGCTGATATTATTCAAACTGAAGGTGGTACTAGCAGCAATCCCATTCACTCCGGTACTTTGGGTTTAATTGAAAAGGCTGCTCCTACTTTAGCTGCTGCTTATGAAATTGCCCGTGCGGTTTCTGTGCCTGTACTGTGTGCTTCTGGTATTTCTAATGTTACTGCACCTTTAGCGATCGCCTCTGGAGCATCTGGTGTTGGTGTCGGTTCGGCAATCAACCAACTCAATAGCGAAATTGCCATGATTGCTGCTGTGCGTAGTTTAGTAGAAGCTTTGGCTACTGCAAATATTCGCACATTTGCGTAA
- a CDS encoding cytochrome b/b6 domain-containing protein, with product MTSPEIPRKLPSQAIAAKIFHAGNIISLFIMITSGLQIYNANPVFGGRGGLTIFPLFTLGGWLAGGRHWHFAAMWLFSLNLFCYGIYIVVTQRWKNRFVSDKDIKALQKTQNHQRLNYAWHRIIYTAIIPILLLAIFTGIGMYKPAQFSWIVDIFGSWQALRIVHFASVPIVVVFVWFHWRLGQNVGGNALTKSMFW from the coding sequence ATGACTTCTCCTGAAATACCCCGCAAATTACCCAGTCAAGCGATCGCTGCGAAAATTTTTCACGCCGGCAATATCATTAGTTTATTTATTATGATCACCAGCGGCTTGCAAATTTACAATGCCAACCCTGTCTTTGGTGGACGTGGTGGATTAACTATTTTCCCCCTGTTTACTTTAGGTGGTTGGTTGGCTGGAGGTAGACATTGGCATTTTGCAGCCATGTGGCTATTTTCTCTCAATCTGTTTTGCTATGGAATTTATATTGTTGTTACCCAACGCTGGAAAAATAGATTTGTTAGCGACAAAGATATCAAGGCATTACAAAAAACCCAGAATCACCAACGTTTAAACTATGCTTGGCATCGAATTATTTATACAGCCATCATTCCTATTTTATTACTAGCAATATTTACAGGTATAGGAATGTATAAGCCTGCTCAATTTTCTTGGATAGTTGATATTTTTGGCAGTTGGCAAGCATTAAGAATTGTCCACTTTGCTTCTGTACCGATAGTGGTAGTATTTGTCTGGTTTCATTGGCGGTTAGGGCAGAATGTAGGCGGCAATGCCTTAACAAAATCTATGTTTTGGTAA